In Sphingomonas sp. M1-B02, the sequence GGTCTCGATCGCGCTCCAGGCCGAAGGGTTTCTGACCCGCGTGTATTCCGATGGCGAAAGTGCGTTGAAGGCGCTGATCGAAAATCCGCCCGATCTCGCCGTACTCGATATCAAAATGCCTCGCCTCGACGGGCTCGAGTTGCTCCGCCGCCTGCGCGAGAAGAGCGCGATCCCGGTCATATTCCTGACGTCGAAGGATGACGAGCTCGACGAGGCGCTTGGGCTAGCAATGGGCGCCGACGACTATATCGCCAAGCCGTTCAGCCAGCGGCTGCTGATCGCTCGCATCCGCGCGATTCTGCGGCGAACCGAAGTGCCCCATCCGAGCGTCGAGGGCGGCGAAGTCGCGCCTGCCGAGAGTTTGGAGCGCGGGCGGCTCACCATGGACCCTGCCCGCCATCGGGTGACCTGGGGTGGCGTCAACGTAACGCTGACCGTCACCGAATTTCTGATCCTGGAGACGCTGGCGCAGCGCCCGGGCATCGTGAAGACTCGCAACCAGCTGATGGACGCGGCCTATCAGGATGATATCTACGTCGACGATCGCACGATCGACAGCCACATCAAGCGCGTCCGCCGGAAATTCCGGCAGGTCGATCCCGAGTTCGATGCTATCGAAACCCTCTATGGCGCCGGTTATCGCTTCTCCGACGAATGAAGAGCCCGATCTGGCGCTCAAATGGTCGAACCGCGTCAGCCTCACGCCGCGGATCCTGGCGGTCAACATCTTCGCGCTGGCGCTGCTCGCGGGCGGATTCTTCTACCTCGATTCCTATCGCAGCCGGATCGTCGACAGCCGCGTCGAGCAGGCGACCCGCGAGGTACGACTGATCGCCCAGGCAATCGCCTCCGCCACCCCGGAGCGGCGGGACCTGCTGGTGCTCAGTCTCGCGCGCGACACCGGCAGCCGTATCCGCCTCTATACCGAGAGCGGCGAGTTGATGGCCGACAGTCAGAAACTTGGGCTCCGGACCCTCGTGCTGCGCGACCCGGACAAGGATCCCTGGGGGCAGGCCACTGCCCGCTTTCTGGACGCGGTGATAGACACAGTCGTCGGCGCCGACCGGGCGCCGCTCTATCGCGAGCTTCCACCAGACAAGGGGCTGGATTGGCCCGACGTGAACACGGCGCGATCGACCCACGGCACTCCCGCTACCGTCTGGCGTGCGCCCGATCGTACCCCGGTGATCACTGCCGCTGCCCCGATAACCCAGCTCGGCGTGGTCATGACTACCGTCAACGCGCGCGACATCACCGAGACGGTGCGAGTTGAGCGCTATCGACTCGGCGTGGTGCTGCTGATCGTCAGCATCGCCTCGATCCTTCTTTCGCTGTTTCTTGCGCGCACGATAGTCCGACCCTTGCGCCGGCTCGCGCGCGCCGCAGTCCGGGTGCGGCTAGGCCGCGCCCGCGAAGTTGTGGTCCCTCGCCTTCCCGACCGGCATGATGAGATCGGAATGCTGGCCCGCGCGCTGTCCGACATGAGCCAGGCCCTACGCGCGCGTATCGACGCGACCGAAAGCTTCGCCGCCGACGTCACCCACGAGCTCAAGAACCCTCTCGCCTCTCTCCGCTCCGCGGTCGAGGGGCTGACTCACGTCAAGGACCCAGTCCTGCAGGAACGTCTCCTCGCCATCGTCCGCGACGACGTTCACCGCCTCGATCGGCTCATTACCGACATATCCGAGGCATCGCGCCTCGACGCACAGCTCAGCCGGGCGACCTTCGAGAAGATAGACATAGGCGAGATGATCGCCGCGCTCCTCGCCCAGCGCGAAGCGCGTGGGCTTCCCCATGGAATCCGAATCCATTTCGATCGCCCTGATCGCCGTCCGCTTAACGTCCTCGGTGAAGGCGCGCGGCTCGAGCGAGTGTTCGAGAATCTGATCGACAACGCCTTGTCTTTCTCTCCCGACCGTGGGCTCGTGACGCTCGTAGCCTCCAGCGACGGCGACATGCTCACGATATGCGTCGAGGATGAGGGGCCTGGAGTCCCCGAGGAAGCGCGTGACGCGGTCTTCCGACGTTTCCACTCGGTGCGCCCCGAAAGCGAGGCGTTCGGCCAGCATTCCGGACTTGGACTTGCCATCGCGCGCACGATTGTCGAAGGCCATCAGGGAAGCATCGTGGTGAAGTCCCGAGGGAATCAGGTGAACGGAGCGCAGTTCGTGGTGCGGTTGCCTTTGGTGGAACGCGATCGATGAGCCGGCTAAGTCCCAAGCATATCCTGCTGGTGACCGGGATGTCCGGCGCGGGGAAATCGACGGTCCTGCGGACGCTCGAAGATCTAGGCTGGGAAGTCGTCGATAATCTCCCACTCTTGCTGCTCCACAGCCTGCTCGACACTGCGCCCGGCGAAGGCGCCGACGGCGACGCCAGGCCCTTGGCGCTCGGCATAGGCACCCAGACCCGCGGTTTCGACGCAGAAAGCATCGTGCGGCGCATCAAGAAAATGCGCGAGGAGGAGGGCCATGAGATCGGCACCCTTTTCCTCGAATGTGCCGGCTCGGAACTGGAACGCCGCTATTCGGAAACTCGGCGCCGCCACCCTCTGGCGCAGGACCGTCCGGCCAGCGACGGCATTGCCCGCGAGCGCGAGCTGCTGATGCCGCTGCGCGAATGGTCGAACCGGCTGATCGACACCACCAACCTTTCGTCGAACGAACTCGCCCAACAAATCCGCTCGACCTTTTCGGGCGAGGGATCGGGCGACACGGTGCTCACGATCACCTCGTTCGGCTTCGCACGCGGCTTGCCCCGCGACGCCGATCTGGTGTTCGACATGCGCTTCCTGCGCAATCCGCATTGGGTCGAGCTATTGCGCCCGGGGACCGGCCGCGACCCGCAAGTCTCCGAATATATTGCCGAGGATCCCGCTTACGGACAGGCGATGGCACAGATAGAGTCGCTGCTGCGACTGCTCCTTCCTCGCTATCAGGCTGAAGGAAAAGCATATGTCACTGTCGCATTTGGCTGTACGGGCGGACGACACCGCTCGGTCCATGTCGCCGAACGGATGGCGCGGCGGTTGCGCGAGGACGGATTTTCGCCCACGGTATCGCACCGCGATTTGAAGACCGCGCCGCAGGACTCGCTGGAAGGGGCCCCGGTGACCATATGAAGGGGCGGAGTTGCAAATGATCGGTTTGGTGCTCGTGACGCACGGACGGCTCGCCGAAGAGTTCGTGGTCGCGATGGAGCATGTCGTGGGCCAGCAGGAGCGGATCGAATCGATCAGCATCGGCCCCGACGATGACATGGAAAGTCGCCGCGCCGACATTGCCGCGGCGATCGCGCGCGTCGACGAAGGCCGCGGGGTGATCGTGCTCAGCGACCTGTTCGGCGGTACCCCTTCGAACCTGGCCATCTCGCTGATGGAAGCGGGGCGGATCGAAGTGATTGCGGGGATCAACCTGCCCATGCTGATCCGCCTTGGCAGCGCGCGCAGGACGATGAAGGTCACCGATGCGGTGGCGGCTGCAAGGGACGCTGGCCGCAAATATATCACAATCGCGTCCGAAGTACTGGGAGAGGCGGCTGCGTGAGCCGCTCGACGCGCACCGTCACGATCGAGAATCGGCGAGGGCTGCACGCCCGCGCGAGCATGGCGTTCGTCACTCTCGCCAGCGGCCATAGCGTTGAGCTCACCGTCGAAAAGGACGGTTCGAGTGCATCGGGTACGTCTATCTTGGACCTGATGATGCTGGGCGCCGCCAAGGGCGACTGCATCACGATCAGCGCCGAGGGCGACGGGGCCGAAGAGGCGGTGCAGGCGCTGGCCGAGCTGGTCGAGGCGCGCTTCGGCGAAGACTGATGCCGCGCGAGATCACTGCCTTTTCCAACCCGCTGATCAAGCGCGTCAGGCTGCTGCGCGACAAGAAGCATCGCCGCGACGAGGGGCTGTTCCTGGCCGAAGGCCTGCGCATTCTCACCGAGGCGCGCGAGGCGGGGCGGCTGCCCGAGTTTCTGTTTTTCGCGGGCGACAGCGGTAGCCATCCGTTGGTCGAGGCGCTGGTCGAGGCGACCGAGGCGGCGGGCGGCGAGGCGATCGAGACCAACGCCGACATCCTTTCCAAGCTTTCGGGCAAGGATAATCCCGGCGCGGTGGTGGGGGTCTATCCGGAGTTCGAGACGAAGCTCATAGACCTGGACCGCGCCAGTGCGCCGATCTGGCTCGTCGCCGAGCGGCTGCGTGATCCGGGCAACCTGGGCACGATTTTGCGGACGGGCGACGCGATCGGGGCGGGCGGGTTGATCCTGGTTGACGAGTGCGTCGATCCCTTTTCGGTGGAGGCGGTGCGGGCGAGTATGGGAGCGCTGTTCACGGTGCCGGTGGCGCGGGCGCCTTGGGCGGAATTTGCGACCTGGCTTCGTTCGGGGCCGGGGCAGTTGGTGGGGCTCAGCCTCGATACCGAGGTCGACTATCAGGCCGCCGACTATGCGACGCCTACGTTCCTGCTTACGGGCAACGAGGCGCAGGGGATGCCCGATTACATGGCCGCGGCGTGCGACCTGCTGGTCAAGATCCCGATGCTCGGCAAGGCCGACAGCCTCAACGCGGCGGTGGCCACCGCGGTGATGGCCTATGAGGTGCTCAACCAGCAACGCCGGGCTTAGATTCCCACTTTTCGCGTGTTTTGTGACATAAAATTGCGCACTTTGGTCTCGGTTTGGCGCGGAATGCGACGCTTTTGGATGCTCTCACAGGAAATCCTACTGCGCAAGCCGACCGTCAGGGATAGTCCGCCGCCACGAAGAACAGCCCGTCCGACGGCGCATTGAAACCCAGGGCGGCACGATCGCGTGCCTCCAGCGCCGAGCGCATGTCGGCGGAGGTCCACTTCCCCTGCCCCACCAGCGCCAGGCACCCCACCATCGAGCGCACCTGGTGATGCAGGAAGGACCGCGCCGAGGCCCGCACCACGATCCGGTCGCCTTCCCGCGTCACATCGAGCCGATCGAGCGTTCGCAACGGGCTGTCCGCCTGGCAATGGGCGGAGCGGAAGGTGGTGAAATCGTGCCGCCCGACCAGCTGCTGCGCGCCCGCCTGCATCGCGGCTTCGTCGAGCTCGGCGGCGATCCGCCACGCCAGCCCCGCCTCCCAGGTGAGCGGCGCACGGCGCTGGACGATGCGATATTCGTAATGGCGGCCGAGGCACGAGAAGCGCGAATGCCAATCGTCGGGCACCGCGACGCAATCGAGGACCGCCACCGGATGCGGCCGCACCCGCGCGTTCAACGCCTCCATCAGCCGGAACGGCGTGATCGCGCGCGCGATGTCGAGATGCGCGCGCATGCCGAGCGCATGGACCCCCGCGTCGGTGCGCCCCGCGGCATGCACCGCGGTCCGCTCGCCGGTCACCGCGAAAGCGGCGTCCTCCAGCGCCTGCTGGACGCTGGGCCCATGATCCTGCCGCTGCCAGCCCATGAAGGGGCGGCCGTCATATTCGACGGTTAGTGCGAAGCGAGTCAAAGCCGGGTGCCCGCCGGGATCGGGAAGCCGCGGAGCAGTTCGGCCGGGGTCATGACGCCACGTCCCGCGCGCTGGACGAGCGTGGGGCGGAGTGCGCCCTGGCCGCAGGCGATGGTCAGTGCGTCGTCCAGAACTACAGCATTGTCCAACCCCACGCCGTCATCCCCGCGAAGGCGGGGATCCAGAGCAATCGACGACGCCGCCTGCGACTCTGGATCCCCGCCTTCGCGGGGATGACGAATTGAGGCGGAGAGAATGGTGGCAGAGAGAACGGAGGCGGCGAGGATGCGAATCCGCTCGCCCCCGAATTCGAAGAACGCGCCGGGGTGGAACGCCCGGACCTGCCGCTCGACCTGCTCCGCCGATTGCGCAAAATCGAGCCTTAGCTCGGCCTTGTCGACTTTGGGGGCATAGGTGACGCCCGCTTCGGGCTGCGCCACCGGGGGATAGGCGTCGAGATCGGCGAGCACCTCGACCATCAGCCGTGCACCCATCGCGCTGAGCTCCGCGGCCAGTTCGCCCGCGGTCTTGCACCCCACCGGAGTGCGTCCCTCGAGCCGCACCGGGCCGGTATCGAGCCCCGCTTCCATCTGCATGATGCCGACGCCGGTCTCGGCATCGCCGGCAAGGATCGCGCGTTGCACAGGGGCGGCACCCCGCCAGCGCGGCAGCAACGAGCCGTGAACGTTTAGGCAGCCCAGCCGCGGCGCATCGAGCACCGGCACGGGCAGGATCAGTCCGTAGGCCGCGACGACGGCGACATCGGCGCCGAGCGCGGCGAAGGCATGGATCGCCTCGGGCTCCTTGCGAAAGGAGAGCGGAGTCCGCACCTCGATCCCCAGCGCCTCGGCGCGCGCCTGGACGGGCGAAGGCGCGACCTTGCCCCGATTGCCGCGCCGCGGCGGCTGGCTGTAGGCGGCGACGATCTCGTGCCCGGCGGCCACGAGTGCATCGAGCACCGGTACGGCGAAATCGGGGGTTCCCATGAAGATGATCCGCATGCTTTGCCCTTAGCCGCACTCGCCGGAGATATGCCAGTCACCCTCACCCTTCCGGCGCTGCGCGCCTCCCTCCTCTCCCAATGGGAGAGGGAGGGAGGTGATTGGCTTCCTTGCAACGCATAGCTATCTCCAACCCATGGCCTCCCCCGAAATCGAAGCCCTCACCCAGGCCCTCTCCCGCCTGCCCGGCCTTGGCCCGCGTTCGGCGCGGCGCGCGGTGTTGCACTTGCTCAAGAAGCGCGAGACTGCGCTGGATCCGCTGCTCGCCGCGCTGACCGCGGTCAGCAAGCGGCTGAGCACCTGCACGATCTGCGGCAATGTCGACACGATCGACCCCTGCGCGATCTGCGCGGATCCGCGCCGCGACGCCCGTTCGCTGTGCGTGGTGGAGGAAGTCGCCGACCTCTGGGCGCTCGATCGCTCACGGCTGTTTCCGGGCAAGTTCCATGTCCTCGGCGGGCGGCTCTCGGCGCTCGAAGGCGTACGTCCCGAGGATCTGCGCGTCGACAGCCTGGTGCGCCGCATCGCCGAGGGCGGGATCGACGAAGTCGTCCTGGCGATGAACGCCACGCTGGAGGGGCAGACCACCGCGCATTATATTGCCGAGCGGATCGAGGCTTTTCCGGTCCGAGTGACGCAGCTCGCGCATGGGCTGCCGGTGGGGGGCGAGCTCGACTATCTCGACGAGGGGACGTTGGCGCAGGCGCTTCGGGCGCGTCGGCCGGTGGCCTAGAAAGACTAACTGGTTCGCGCGGAGGCGCGAAGGCGCGAAGATTTTTTCGCGCAACGACGCCGCGGCGCGACGATGTTCGCCCCTGAGGCACCCGCCGACTTTTTGATTCGATACCGCCGGCATTGATGCCGCTGCGCGGCGATTTCGCTCAGCAGCTGCGGCACATCGTTGCGTCGTCGCGTCGTTGCGCGAACAAAGCTGTCTTCGTTGCGCCTTCGCACCTTCGCGTGAACCGAAATTGCCCAAAAGCTTGCGACAAACCCGCGGCTCCCCTAAATTCCCCCCATGGCCGTCCTGCAAATCCTAGAAGTACCCGATCCGCGCCTTCGCCTGATCTCCACCCCCGTGGACACGGTCGATGACGAGGTGCGCACTCTCGTCGCCGATATGTTCGATACGATGTATGACGCCCCCGGCATCGGGCTGGCCGCGATCCAGGTGGGCGTGCCCAAGCGGGTCGTCGTCATGGACCTGCAGGAGGAGGAAGACGAGGAGGGCAAGCCGATCCGTCAGCCCCGCGTGTTCATCAACCCCGAAATCCTCGAACCCTCCGAAGAGCTGTCGGTCTATACCGAGGGCTGCCTGTCGATCCCCGACCAGTTCGCCGATATCGAGCGCCCGGCCAGCTGCCGGGTGACGTGGCTGGATGAGAAGGGTGAGCCCCACGACGAGCGCTTCGACGGGCTGCTCGCGACGTGCATCCAGCATGAGATGGATCATCTGGAGGGGATCGTGTTCCTCGATCATATCTCGCGGCTGAAGCGCGACATGATCCTGAAGAAGCTGGCCAAGGCGCGTAAGGCTGCGGCGTAACATCGCGCCAACGAAATAGGGCGTCACCCCGGCCTTGTGCCGGGGTCCATCTCTCCGCAATCGACAGGGGAGAGGCTGCAGGGTTCAGCCCAGCCGCATGCTGGACCCCGGCACAAGGCCGGGGTGACGGAGTAGGTGTTGCCCTGACTCGCATCCCCCGTTAGGTTCGCCTTCTGTTCCCAGGAGGCGTCGTGGACCCCATTTTCATCATTCTGGCGATCGCCGCCCTGCTTGCCGGCGTCGCTCTGGGCTGGTTTCTCGGCACCCGCGGCGCCGCCCAGATGCGCGCCGAGCGCGATGCGCGCGAGGCCGATTTCAAGGCGGCGATCATCGATCTCGCCGGCGCCGAGGAGCGCGCGCGCGAAGTCGCGACGATCCGCGAGGAAGCCGCCGCCCTTCGCGACGAGCGCGATCTCGCCCGCCTCCAGCTCACCGAATTGCGGACCAAGGCCGAGGCCTTCGAGGCCCGGCTGATCGAGATGCGCGAGGCCAAGGAAGTGATGGCCGCCCAGTTCGGCGAAGTCGCCAATACATTGCTCGACAAGGCGCAGGAGAAGTTCCTCGAACGCGCCTCGGCCCGCTTCAAGGAGGCCGAGGAGGTCGCCGGGCTCAACCTTAAATCGATGCTCCAGCCGGTCAGCGAGCGCTTGCTGCGCTACGAGGAGGGCGTCGCCAAGGTCGAGGCCGAGCGACGCGACGCGTTCGGCGAGCTCAAGGGGCAGATCGAGCAGATGCGGATCGGCCAGGAAAAGGTCAGCAGCGAGGCCGCCAAGCTGGTCAATTCGCTCCGCAACGCCCCCAAGTCGCGCGGGCGCTGGGGCGAGCAGCAGCTCAAGAATGTGCTGGAGACCTGCGGCCTGTCCGAACACACCGATTTCCAGACCGAAGTGAACGCCGCAAGCGAGGATGGCGGCCGGCTGCGCCCCGATGCGATCGTCCGCGTCCCCGGCGGCCGCGCGCTCGTCATCGACGCCAAGGTCTCGCTCAACGCCTATCAGGACGCGTTCGGCGCGGTCGATGATGTCGAGCGGTTCGCCGGGCTCAAGGCGCATGCCGATTCGATGCGCGCGCACATCAACGGCCTCGGCAACAAGGCCTATTGGAACCAGTTCGAGGATGCGCCCGATTATGTGATCATGTTCGTCCCCGGCGAACATTTCCTCTCCGCCGCGCTCGAGCACGACCCGACGCTGTGGGATTTCGCCTTCGACAAGCGCGTCCTGCTATCGACCCCGACCAATCTGATCGCGATCGCCCGCACGGTCGCCGCGGTCTGGCGTCAGGAAAAGCTCGCTAAGGAAGCCCGTCAGATCGGCGAGCTGGGCAAGGAACTGTACGATCGGCTTGCCAAGGCGCTGGGCGACCTGCGCGTGGTGGGCAGCGGGCTCAACACCGCGGTCAAGAATTTCAATACCTTCGCCAGCAGCCTCGAAAATCGCGCATTGGTGAGCGCGCGCAAGCTCAAGGAGCTGAACATCGAGACGGGCGCGCGCGAGATCGAGTCGATCCCGCCGATCGAATTGCTGGCGAGCCATGCGGGGGAGCCCGATCTGCCCGAGGTGCGCGCTGCGGAATGAGCTTTCGCGCCGCGCCTATTTGCTGAACTTCGCCGCCAGCTCGACATGGGTCGACCAGCGGAACTGGCCTACCGGCTGGACCCAGTCGAGGCGGTAGCCGCCTTTGCACAGGGTCTCGGCATCACGGGCGAAGGTGTTGGGATTGCAGGAGACATAGGCGACGAGCGGGGTCTTAGCGGCGGCGATTTCGATCACCTGTTCGCGGGCTCCCGCGCGGGGCGGATCGAGGACAGCGAGGTCGAAATTGGCGAGTTCGGTGGCGGTGACCGGGCGGCGGAATAGGTCGCGGTGATCGGCGAAAATCGGGCGCTGGGCGCGGGTGCCGGCCGCCTTCAGCGACAGGATCGGATCGCGGGCGGCCTCCGCCGCGTAGACCTTGGCGTCGGCGAAGGCGAAGGTGAAGGTGCCGAGGCCGGCGAACAGGTCCGCGACGGTGCGCGCGGCGCCGCCGATTTGCTGGACCGCGGCGATCAACGCGGCCTCGCCCTCGGGCGTCGCCTGGAGGAAGTTGCCGGGGGGGAAGCCGACGGGGACGCCGGCGAGGGTAATGGTGACCGGCTCGGGCTCCCAGCGCGACGTGGGGCCGAAGCCCTCGTCCATCGCGAAGCGGGCCAGCTTGTGGCGGCTGGCGAAGGCGGTGATCGCCTCGGCGGCGGCGAGGCCCTCGGCTTCCATGCCGTCGATCAGCACGTCGCGGCCCTGATCGGCCAAAGCGAGGTGGACGTTGACGCGGCGGGTGCCGGGGAGGAGCGCGGCGAGCAGCCCGCGCAAGGGTGCGACGAGCGCGAAGAGTTCGGGCGCGAGCACCCAGCATTCGTCGAGATCGATCAGCGTGTGGCTGTTCTGCTCGGTGAAGCCCAGCCGGACCTGGCGGCCGCGGCGCTCGGCGTGGAGGGTGGCGCGGCGGCGGGTGCGCGGGGGCGAGAGGATCGGCGCGCGGATCTCGGTCTCGAGATGATGCGCGGCGAGCGCATCGCGGACGCGATCGACGATGAAGCCGCTCCACGATTCGTCGTCGAGATGCTGGAGCTGGCAGCCGCCGCATTCGGGGAAGTGGCGGCAGGGGGGGCGCTGGTGGTGCGGGCCGGGGAGGACCATGCCCTCCATCGGCACGCGGTCGCCGGGCGCGGTGAAGGGCACGTGGCGGCCGTCGGCGGTCACGCCATCGCCGCGCGCGGCGACGCGGATCACTTCATCATCGGTTACAGGCATTCGTCGATCGCTTCCGGTAGCTGGTCGATCAGCCTGTCGGCGAAGAAAGCGGGTCCCGCAAGCCGCGCGGCGCGGGCGTGGAGCCAGGCGGCGGCTTCGGCGGGGGCGGCCCCCTTCCCGCCTTGCGCGACCTGCGCCGCCACGAGTCCGGCGAGGACGTCGCCGGTGCCGGCGGTGGAGAGCCAGGGCGAGGCGCCGGCGAGGATGCGGACATCGCCGTTGGGCGCGGCGATGACGGTGTCGGCGCCCTTGTGGACGATCGTCGCGCGGACTTGCGACGCGGCGGCAAGCGTGCGCTCTATCTTGCTGCCTTCGCCGGGAAACATCCGGTCGAACTCGCCCGAATGGGGGGTCAGCCAGGTGGCGGCGGTGCGGGTGTCGAGCCACTTGGCGGCGCCGTCGCCGAGCAGGGTCAGCGCGTCGCCGTCGACGATCAGCGGCTTGTTCACCGCGAAGGCTGCGCGCAGGAAGCTTTCGGCCCTGCGATCGCGGCCGAGGCCGGGGCCGAGCACGACGGCGTCGATCCGGTCCCAGGCGAGGAACTCGGACAGATCGTCGCTGGTGCCGACGCCGCGGCGGACCAGGGCGTCGGGGGCGCTGGCCCAGGGCTCGCTGCCGGCAAGGACGACATAGCCCGCGCCGCCGGCCATCGCCGCGCGGGCGGACAGGCGCGCGGCGCCGGGCATCGCGCCTTCGATCACGGCAACGAGGCCGCGGGTATATTTGTGGCTGTGGACGTGGGGGGTGGCGAGCCTGGGGCGGGCTGCGGTGCGCCACTCGTCGGGCACCGGGATGCCGATATCGGCGAGGATCAGCTGCCCGCAGCGTTCGAGCCCGCAGTCGAGCAGGTGCGCGGGCTTGAGCGCGCCGAGCGCGATGGTGGCGTCGATGCCGCGGGGGGCGCCGAGGTCTGCGCCGGTGTCGGTCTCCAGCCCCGAGGGGAGATCGATCGACAGCGTGAAGTCGGCATTGGCGGTGAGATCGGCGAACACGGCGGCAAGGCCACGCTCGAGCGGGCGCTCCATGCCGGTGCCGAACAGGCCGTCGACCAGAACGGCGCGCGGGCGCGCGGCGTAGAGCGAGGTGGTGGGGCCGTTCCACAAGCCGTGCATCCGCTCTGCGGCGCCGGGTTTGGGGGCGCCGGTGGCGACCAAGGCGACGTCGTGGCCCTCCTGCTGGAGCAGGCGCGCGGCGACATAGGCGTCGCCGCCATTGTTGCCGGGGCCGGCGAGGATGAGGATCGGCCGGCCAATCGCGAAACGGGCGACTTCGCGCGCGACCGCGGCGCCGGCGCGCTCCATCAAGGCGTCTTGCGACATGCCGGCGGCGAACAGCGCCTGCTCGGCGAGCCGCATCTCGGCGGCAGTGACGATCGGGGCGCCGGCGGGAATCGTCACGGCCTGGCCTGGCGGACGGTGGCGGGGAGACGGTAGCGGGCGCCGCCCAGGGCGACTTCGATGCGATCGGGGGCGAGCGGGGTTACCACCGCCTGCTCGGCGCCGTCCGCCGCAATCACGCCGCGGCCGTCGCGGGTTACCAGCAGGCGGCGGAAGCCGCCGTCGGGGTGGCGCAGGGTGAGGAACAGGCCGTCCTGCGATTCGACGCGGTCGATCGCGCAGACGAGGGCGAAATCCTCGGTGCCGGGGGGCGCGCAGAGGATCTTGCCTTCGGCTTCGTCGACTGCCTTTTGGTGGGCTTGCTGCTTGGCGATCGTGGCCTTGTCGGGGATTTTGCCGTTGCAGGCGGTGAGGAGGAGGAGCGCGGCCAGCAGAGCTCTATCAGATATCCGCGTATACATGGCGTTCGGCGCTGGCTCCCGGGTGTGTTACGGCGCCCTTATAGGCGGGGCCGACGGTACGGGAATAGCGCCAGAGCGCGCCGGACTGGTAATCGTTGACGCGCGGTTGCCAGGCGGCGCGGCGTTCGACGAGGACGTCTTCGGGGACGTCGAGATCGATCGTGCCGGCCTCGGCATCGATGCGGATCGTGTCGCCGTCCTGCACGAGCGCGATCGGGCCGCCCTCGGCGGCTTCGGGGCCGACATGGCCGATGCAGAAGCCACGGGTGGCGCCGGAGAAGCGGCCGTCGGTGATGAGCGCAACCTTTTCGCCCAGGCCGAGGCCGTAGAGCGCGGCGGTGGTGGAGAGCATCTCGCGCATGCCGGGACCGCCCTTGGGGCCTTCGTAGCGGATGACGATGACTTCGCCTTCGTTGATGAGGCGATGCTCGACCGCCTCGAAACATTCCTCCTCGCAGTCGAACACGCGCGCCGGGCCGCTGAACTGAAGGCGATGCATGCCGGCCACCTTCACGATCGCGCCTTCGGGAGCGAGGCTGCCGCGCAGGCCGACGACGCCACCGGTCGGCGAGAGCGGAGCCTTCACGTCGTAGATGACCTTTTGATCAGGGTTCCAGGTAACCTGATCGATATTCTCGCCGAGCGTGCGGCCGGTGACGGTCATGCAATTGCCGTCGAGGAAGCCGCCCGAAAGCATCGTCTTCATCAACATGTAGACGCCGCCGGCCTCGTGCATATCCTTGGCGACATACTTCCCACCGGGTTTCAGATCGGCGATGTAAGGTGTTGATTTGAAGGCTTCGGCAACGTCGTGGAGATCGAAGTCGATCCCCGCTTCGCTGGCCATTGCCGGTAGATGCAGCGCGGCGTTGGTCGAGCCGCCGGTGGCCGCCACGACGCGCGCGGCGTTGATGAACGCCTCGCGGGTGCAGATGTCGCGCGGGCGCAGGTTGAGCGCGATCAGTTCCATCACCTGCGCGCCGGCGGCGACGGCGATCTGCTCGCGCGACTGATAAGGCGCGGGGACCATGTTGCTATTGGGCAGCGAGAGCCCGATCGCCTCGCCGACGCAGGCCATGGTGTTGGCGGTGAACTGGCCGCCGCAGGCGCCGTGGCCGGGGCATGCGACCTTTTCGAGCGCAGTGAGTTCGGCGACCGGGCAAGTGCCGGCGGCATAGCGGCCGACCGCCTCGAACACATCGACCACCGTCACATCGCGATTTTCGTAGCGGCCGGGGAGGATCGAGCCGCCGTAAACGAAGATGCTCGGCACGTTGAGGCGGAGCATCGCCATCATCATGCCGGGGAGCGACTTGTCACAGCCGGCGAAGGCGACCAGCGCGTCATAGCAATGGCCGCGGACCGAGACTTCGACCGAATCGGC encodes:
- a CDS encoding response regulator transcription factor, whose translation is MTATIALVDDDRNILTSVSIALQAEGFLTRVYSDGESALKALIENPPDLAVLDIKMPRLDGLELLRRLREKSAIPVIFLTSKDDELDEALGLAMGADDYIAKPFSQRLLIARIRAILRRTEVPHPSVEGGEVAPAESLERGRLTMDPARHRVTWGGVNVTLTVTEFLILETLAQRPGIVKTRNQLMDAAYQDDIYVDDRTIDSHIKRVRRKFRQVDPEFDAIETLYGAGYRFSDE
- a CDS encoding sensor histidine kinase; this translates as MAPVIASPTNEEPDLALKWSNRVSLTPRILAVNIFALALLAGGFFYLDSYRSRIVDSRVEQATREVRLIAQAIASATPERRDLLVLSLARDTGSRIRLYTESGELMADSQKLGLRTLVLRDPDKDPWGQATARFLDAVIDTVVGADRAPLYRELPPDKGLDWPDVNTARSTHGTPATVWRAPDRTPVITAAAPITQLGVVMTTVNARDITETVRVERYRLGVVLLIVSIASILLSLFLARTIVRPLRRLARAAVRVRLGRAREVVVPRLPDRHDEIGMLARALSDMSQALRARIDATESFAADVTHELKNPLASLRSAVEGLTHVKDPVLQERLLAIVRDDVHRLDRLITDISEASRLDAQLSRATFEKIDIGEMIAALLAQREARGLPHGIRIHFDRPDRRPLNVLGEGARLERVFENLIDNALSFSPDRGLVTLVASSDGDMLTICVEDEGPGVPEEARDAVFRRFHSVRPESEAFGQHSGLGLAIARTIVEGHQGSIVVKSRGNQVNGAQFVVRLPLVERDR
- the rapZ gene encoding RNase adapter RapZ, whose amino-acid sequence is MSRLSPKHILLVTGMSGAGKSTVLRTLEDLGWEVVDNLPLLLLHSLLDTAPGEGADGDARPLALGIGTQTRGFDAESIVRRIKKMREEEGHEIGTLFLECAGSELERRYSETRRRHPLAQDRPASDGIARERELLMPLREWSNRLIDTTNLSSNELAQQIRSTFSGEGSGDTVLTITSFGFARGLPRDADLVFDMRFLRNPHWVELLRPGTGRDPQVSEYIAEDPAYGQAMAQIESLLRLLLPRYQAEGKAYVTVAFGCTGGRHRSVHVAERMARRLREDGFSPTVSHRDLKTAPQDSLEGAPVTI
- a CDS encoding PTS sugar transporter subunit IIA; the encoded protein is MIGLVLVTHGRLAEEFVVAMEHVVGQQERIESISIGPDDDMESRRADIAAAIARVDEGRGVIVLSDLFGGTPSNLAISLMEAGRIEVIAGINLPMLIRLGSARRTMKVTDAVAAARDAGRKYITIASEVLGEAAA
- a CDS encoding HPr family phosphocarrier protein, with the protein product MSRSTRTVTIENRRGLHARASMAFVTLASGHSVELTVEKDGSSASGTSILDLMMLGAAKGDCITISAEGDGAEEAVQALAELVEARFGED
- a CDS encoding TrmH family RNA methyltransferase, with the translated sequence MPREITAFSNPLIKRVRLLRDKKHRRDEGLFLAEGLRILTEAREAGRLPEFLFFAGDSGSHPLVEALVEATEAAGGEAIETNADILSKLSGKDNPGAVVGVYPEFETKLIDLDRASAPIWLVAERLRDPGNLGTILRTGDAIGAGGLILVDECVDPFSVEAVRASMGALFTVPVARAPWAEFATWLRSGPGQLVGLSLDTEVDYQAADYATPTFLLTGNEAQGMPDYMAAACDLLVKIPMLGKADSLNAAVATAVMAYEVLNQQRRA